A part of Planococcus sp. MB-3u-03 genomic DNA contains:
- the nadE gene encoding ammonia-dependent NAD(+) synthetase, with product MSTLQQQIINELKVQPSINPQEEIRRTVEFLKEYLQHHSFLKGFVLGISGGQDSTLAGKLAQMAVNELNEEAGGQTYSFYGVRLPYGVQADEHDAQDAIKFIQPTKVYTINIKEAVDGSDRALEAEGIKLTDFAKGNEKARERMKAQYSVAAMHNAVVLGTDHAAEAITGFYTKYGDGAADVVPLFRLNKRQGREMLKALGSPEHLYTKVPTADLEEDKPAIPDEVALGITYEQIDDYLEGKEIAEDAREKLEGYYLKTQHKRNLPVTIFDDFWKNN from the coding sequence ATGTCGACATTACAACAGCAGATCATCAACGAATTGAAGGTGCAGCCTTCTATTAATCCGCAGGAAGAGATCAGGCGCACGGTTGAATTCCTCAAAGAATACTTACAACACCATTCATTCCTGAAAGGCTTTGTGCTCGGCATTTCGGGCGGCCAGGATTCGACGCTTGCCGGCAAACTGGCACAAATGGCCGTTAATGAACTGAACGAGGAAGCAGGCGGCCAAACTTATAGCTTTTACGGTGTGCGCCTGCCATACGGTGTCCAAGCCGATGAGCATGACGCTCAGGATGCCATCAAATTTATCCAGCCGACGAAAGTCTATACCATCAACATCAAAGAAGCTGTCGATGGCAGCGACCGCGCGCTAGAGGCGGAAGGCATTAAGTTGACGGATTTTGCTAAAGGCAACGAAAAAGCACGCGAACGCATGAAAGCACAATATTCGGTTGCCGCCATGCACAATGCGGTTGTGCTCGGTACTGACCACGCAGCTGAAGCGATTACCGGTTTTTATACGAAATACGGGGATGGCGCAGCCGATGTAGTACCTTTGTTCCGGTTGAACAAGCGGCAGGGCCGTGAAATGCTGAAGGCGCTAGGCTCGCCGGAGCATTTGTATACAAAAGTCCCGACAGCCGACCTGGAAGAAGACAAACCGGCCATTCCGGATGAAGTCGCGCTTGGCATCACTTATGAGCAAATTGACGATTATCTTGAAGGCAAGGAAATTGCTGAAGACGCACGTGAAAAGCTGGAAGGCTATTACTTGAAAACCCAGCATAAGCGTAATCTGCCGGTGACGATTTTCGATGACTTTTGGAAAAACAATTAA
- a CDS encoding AAA family ATPase — MKATERLGKVIDNIEKVIIGKREIAELSLVALLSHGHVLLEDVPGVGKTMLVRALAKSVGADFKRIQFTPDLLPSDVVGVSIYNPKDMQFHFRPGPIMGNIVLADEINRTSPKTQSALLEAMEEASVTTDGVTMQIPKPFFVMATQNPIEYEGTYPLPEAQLDRFLLRVKMGYPTREEEIEVLTRSQSIPPIEELESVLTLEELLKLQEEVRTIRVDDTIRTYIVELATQTRRDPYVYLGVSPRGSIALMKAAQAYAMLKGRDYVTPDDIQYLAKFVFGHRIMLRSEARYDGITAEELTERIIAKTRVPVQRLVNQ, encoded by the coding sequence ATGAAAGCGACAGAACGATTAGGAAAAGTCATAGATAATATCGAAAAAGTGATTATTGGAAAACGCGAAATCGCCGAGTTGAGTTTGGTCGCTTTGTTATCGCATGGCCATGTTTTGCTTGAAGATGTTCCGGGCGTCGGCAAGACGATGCTTGTCCGGGCCTTGGCAAAATCAGTCGGAGCGGATTTCAAGCGCATCCAGTTCACACCGGATCTCTTGCCTTCAGACGTAGTAGGCGTTTCCATCTATAACCCGAAAGACATGCAATTCCATTTCCGCCCAGGCCCGATCATGGGCAACATCGTCTTGGCGGATGAAATCAACCGGACGTCACCTAAAACGCAGTCCGCGTTATTGGAAGCGATGGAGGAGGCGTCAGTCACGACAGATGGTGTGACGATGCAGATTCCCAAACCGTTTTTCGTCATGGCGACCCAAAACCCGATTGAATACGAAGGAACCTATCCATTGCCGGAAGCGCAATTGGACCGCTTTTTGCTGCGGGTGAAAATGGGCTATCCGACGCGGGAAGAAGAAATCGAAGTATTGACCCGTTCCCAGTCGATTCCGCCAATCGAAGAACTTGAATCGGTGCTGACTTTGGAAGAATTGCTTAAATTACAGGAAGAAGTGCGGACGATTCGCGTGGATGATACAATCCGTACCTATATTGTAGAACTCGCGACCCAAACCCGCCGCGATCCTTATGTTTATCTTGGTGTCAGTCCGCGTGGTTCGATTGCCTTGATGAAAGCGGCTCAAGCCTATGCCATGCTCAAAGGGCGTGATTATGTCACTCCGGATGATATCCAATATTTGGCGAAATTCGTCTTCGGCCACCGCATTATGCTTCGTTCGGAAGCCCGCTATGATGGAATTACAGCCGAAGAATTGACAGAGCGCATCATTGCCAAGACGCGTGTTCCTGTACAAAGGCTTGTGAATCAATGA
- a CDS encoding DUF58 domain-containing protein, translated as MMYRPIGSSFDQGSIAAPFTLVKDTTMASGIRDYQPGDRVSWIHWKSFARTQTMRTKEFEDRQSQDLFLLDDRSPSESFEIQVELIASILTSVVASHASVAYLSAGTPRAFFPLIQSDEQLQRALYHLAKVQDDLDRPIEAVVGQDLKQVRVSSLVYVTGSLSREMVDEIRRNVTSLSQCLCLVVTEAGQSIRPEDEKNHQYARSKGFHVKVIGPENFASAFMEANRS; from the coding sequence ATGATGTACCGCCCGATCGGTTCCAGTTTTGACCAAGGCTCGATCGCGGCGCCATTTACTTTAGTGAAAGATACCACGATGGCGAGCGGTATCCGCGATTATCAGCCGGGAGACCGGGTCTCGTGGATACACTGGAAATCGTTTGCACGAACACAGACGATGCGCACGAAAGAATTCGAAGACCGTCAATCGCAAGATTTGTTCTTGCTTGATGACCGGTCCCCATCCGAAAGCTTCGAAATTCAAGTCGAGCTGATCGCTTCGATTCTCACTTCTGTGGTGGCATCCCATGCCAGTGTCGCCTATTTATCCGCCGGCACGCCACGCGCCTTTTTCCCGCTGATCCAAAGCGATGAACAATTGCAGCGTGCGCTTTATCATTTGGCGAAAGTCCAGGATGATTTGGACCGGCCGATCGAAGCAGTTGTCGGACAGGATTTGAAACAAGTCCGCGTGTCGAGCCTAGTCTATGTGACAGGTTCATTGTCACGCGAAATGGTCGATGAAATCCGGCGGAACGTAACGAGCTTGAGCCAGTGCTTGTGCCTGGTCGTGACAGAAGCAGGCCAGTCGATCAGGCCGGAAGATGAAAAAAACCATCAATATGCGAGATCTAAAGGTTTCCACGTGAAAGTTATCGGGCCAGAGAATTTCGCTTCGGCGTTTATGGAGGCGAACCGTTCATGA
- a CDS encoding transglutaminase TgpA family protein yields MTSIGKNKVFMGLLYILVFFLLSEWLRPVIELTETGHHRLFLAFVALGLVMAFFDVPWWITGPLKLFYILWFIVYVYTGNLFFTAESLAFIVEQASISLSALFSQDWQATTDVFRTVLFFALLWMAIYLIHYWVSFRLSIFLFYLLTVIFVAVLDTFSPYSGDAAIVRIMVIGLLLAGLLHLARWMERHGAAAKTDKLLVFSIPLLLLLVASTALAFYLPKAEPIWPDPVPYITSYSGKGGVGEGGVGRIGYGVDDSQLGGSFVSDDTTVFRAEVEEGQYWKVEVKDVYTTKGWELSEEDAQEQLYQNGDEVTTDFPPEDEERSSALVDMQLPFPFVLYPYGTASFLMEETLDYRYDPIQQRFDTLQENAAFEPDVYEVFYSEPSYSLTALRETNAEELSELPPEYDRYLQLPDELPERVGELAEEIAAGSDTVYGQAQAVERYFSTNGFEYSQSDIAVPAEDQDYVDQFLFETQRGYCDNFSTSMVVLLRSLDIPARWVKGFNEGEVIDTVDGYDVYEVTNNNAHSWVEAYMPGVGWMMFEPTIGFTGASSIDFDLEIDTSEPEEEEMPDRPEPEPEAQPEQPDGGTGTNAGPTAGERFLAFVSEQAGKLIAATIGLLLLAFMLFKIRKKWLPKVLIPYYRRKEGGAETFEKAYLRLLKQLELYGIKRAPGQTLRSYAEYVDSFYGTKEMTELTAAYEKSVYGGDAESVDWPKLKESWENLINRTSG; encoded by the coding sequence ATGACATCGATCGGAAAAAATAAAGTATTTATGGGCTTATTGTATATCTTGGTGTTTTTCCTGTTGTCTGAATGGCTGCGCCCTGTCATCGAATTAACCGAAACCGGCCATCATCGGCTATTTTTAGCTTTCGTGGCATTGGGTCTCGTTATGGCGTTCTTCGACGTTCCGTGGTGGATCACCGGCCCGCTGAAATTATTTTATATTCTATGGTTTATTGTGTATGTCTATACCGGCAATCTATTTTTTACGGCAGAAAGCCTGGCTTTTATCGTGGAGCAGGCGAGCATCAGCTTATCGGCTCTCTTCAGCCAAGATTGGCAAGCGACCACTGATGTATTTCGCACCGTCCTGTTTTTTGCGCTGTTGTGGATGGCTATCTATCTTATCCATTATTGGGTCAGTTTTCGCCTGAGCATCTTCTTATTCTATCTTTTGACGGTCATTTTCGTTGCCGTTCTGGATACATTTAGCCCTTATTCGGGCGATGCGGCGATTGTCCGCATCATGGTCATCGGCTTATTGTTGGCAGGCTTATTGCATTTGGCCAGATGGATGGAACGTCACGGAGCAGCAGCCAAGACGGATAAATTGCTGGTCTTTTCGATTCCCTTATTATTGCTGTTGGTCGCTTCAACCGCACTTGCTTTCTATTTACCGAAAGCAGAGCCAATTTGGCCGGACCCTGTTCCGTACATCACCTCTTATTCCGGAAAAGGCGGTGTCGGTGAAGGAGGCGTCGGGCGCATCGGTTATGGCGTTGATGATTCACAGCTCGGCGGCTCTTTTGTCTCTGATGATACAACTGTCTTCAGAGCGGAAGTCGAAGAAGGGCAATATTGGAAAGTTGAAGTGAAAGATGTCTATACGACAAAGGGCTGGGAGCTCTCGGAAGAAGATGCACAAGAGCAGCTTTACCAAAACGGTGATGAAGTTACGACAGATTTTCCGCCGGAAGACGAGGAGCGTTCCTCAGCCCTAGTGGATATGCAGCTGCCATTCCCGTTCGTTCTCTATCCTTATGGGACCGCTTCTTTCTTAATGGAAGAAACATTGGATTATCGTTACGATCCGATTCAACAGCGTTTCGACACATTGCAGGAGAATGCAGCTTTTGAACCGGACGTCTATGAAGTTTTCTATAGCGAACCTTCCTATAGCCTGACAGCATTGCGTGAAACAAATGCAGAAGAATTGTCTGAACTGCCGCCGGAATACGACCGCTACCTGCAATTGCCTGATGAATTGCCTGAGCGGGTTGGGGAATTGGCGGAAGAAATCGCTGCCGGTTCAGACACTGTTTATGGACAAGCACAAGCGGTCGAACGTTATTTCAGCACCAACGGTTTTGAATATAGCCAAAGCGACATCGCTGTCCCTGCGGAAGACCAAGACTATGTTGATCAATTCCTTTTTGAAACGCAGCGTGGATATTGCGATAACTTCTCCACCTCGATGGTCGTCTTGCTGCGTTCGCTGGATATTCCTGCGCGCTGGGTGAAAGGCTTCAATGAAGGGGAAGTCATCGATACAGTGGATGGCTACGACGTATACGAAGTCACGAATAATAACGCGCATTCATGGGTAGAAGCTTATATGCCAGGGGTGGGCTGGATGATGTTCGAACCGACCATCGGCTTTACCGGTGCCTCTTCCATTGATTTTGATTTGGAAATCGATACCTCCGAACCGGAAGAAGAGGAGATGCCGGACCGCCCTGAACCTGAACCCGAAGCACAGCCTGAACAACCGGATGGCGGTACAGGAACAAATGCCGGCCCGACAGCGGGTGAGCGTTTCCTTGCTTTTGTATCCGAACAGGCAGGCAAGCTCATCGCAGCCACCATCGGCTTGCTGCTGCTCGCATTCATGCTATTCAAGATCCGTAAAAAATGGCTGCCCAAAGTGCTGATTCCGTATTACCGCCGGAAAGAGGGGGGCGCAGAAACTTTTGAAAAAGCCTATCTGCGTCTCTTGAAACAATTGGAGCTTTATGGAATAAAACGGGCGCCGGGTCAAACATTGCGTTCATACGCCGAATACGTCGATTCATTTTATGGAACGAAAGAGATGACGGAATTGACGGCAGCGTATGAAAAATCCGTTTACGGCGGGGACGCCGAATCAGTTGATTGGCCGAAACTGAAGGAAAGTTGGGAAAATTTAATCAATCGGACAAGCGGTTGA
- the guaA gene encoding glutamine-hydrolyzing GMP synthase — MLKEQKKIVVLDFGSQYNQLITRRIREIGVYSELHPHTITATEIKEMNATGIIFSGGPNSVYDENAFSIDPEIFEMGLPILGICYGMQLMALRMEGKVEKASNREYGKAELTLTKESSIFKDVPEEQIVWMSHGDLVTAAPPGFDVIATSPGCPIAAMANEERKLYGVQYHPEVRHSVYGNEMLRQFVFDVCGMKDEWSMENYIELEIAKIREQVGDKKVLCALSGGVDSSVVAVLIHKAIGDQLTCMFVDHGLLRKGEAESVMKTFADGFHMNVIKIDARERFMKKLEGVSDPEQKRKIIGNEFIYVFDDEAEKLKGMDFLAQGTLYTDIIESGTTTAQTIKSHHNVGGLPEDMQFELIEPLNTLFKDEVRALGTELGMPDEIVWRQPFPGPGLGIRIMGAVTEEKLEIVRESDWILRDEIKKAGLDRDVWQYFTVLPDIRSVGVMGDARTYDYAIGIRAVTSIDGMTSDWARIPWDVLEKISVRLVNEVDHINRVLYDITSKPPATIEWE, encoded by the coding sequence ATGTTGAAGGAACAGAAAAAAATCGTCGTCTTGGATTTCGGCAGCCAATACAACCAATTGATCACGCGCCGCATCCGTGAAATCGGTGTCTATAGCGAACTCCACCCGCACACGATTACCGCGACTGAAATCAAGGAAATGAACGCAACGGGAATCATCTTCTCAGGCGGACCGAATTCCGTCTATGACGAAAATGCATTTTCCATCGATCCGGAAATTTTTGAAATGGGACTGCCGATACTCGGCATCTGCTACGGCATGCAATTGATGGCATTGCGTATGGAAGGGAAGGTCGAAAAAGCTTCCAACCGCGAATACGGCAAAGCCGAATTGACCTTGACGAAAGAAAGCTCCATTTTCAAAGATGTACCAGAAGAACAAATCGTCTGGATGAGCCACGGCGACCTCGTCACAGCGGCACCTCCTGGATTTGACGTCATCGCTACAAGCCCCGGCTGCCCGATTGCAGCAATGGCAAACGAAGAGCGCAAACTCTACGGAGTCCAGTACCATCCTGAAGTCCGCCATTCCGTTTACGGAAACGAAATGCTGCGCCAATTCGTCTTCGATGTCTGTGGCATGAAAGACGAATGGTCGATGGAAAACTACATCGAATTGGAAATCGCGAAAATCCGTGAGCAAGTGGGCGACAAGAAAGTCCTTTGCGCACTAAGCGGCGGCGTCGATTCTTCTGTTGTTGCCGTCTTGATCCACAAAGCGATCGGCGATCAATTGACGTGCATGTTCGTAGACCACGGCTTGCTCCGTAAAGGGGAAGCTGAAAGCGTCATGAAAACTTTTGCAGACGGTTTCCATATGAACGTCATCAAAATTGATGCCCGCGAGCGCTTCATGAAAAAACTTGAAGGCGTCAGCGACCCTGAACAGAAACGCAAAATCATCGGTAATGAATTCATCTATGTATTCGACGATGAAGCAGAAAAACTGAAAGGCATGGACTTCCTTGCCCAAGGCACACTTTATACAGATATTATCGAAAGCGGCACAACGACTGCCCAAACGATCAAATCCCACCACAACGTGGGTGGATTGCCTGAAGACATGCAATTTGAGTTGATCGAACCGCTCAACACGTTATTCAAAGATGAAGTGCGTGCACTCGGCACCGAACTTGGCATGCCGGATGAAATCGTTTGGCGTCAGCCATTCCCAGGCCCTGGCCTCGGCATTCGCATCATGGGAGCTGTCACTGAAGAAAAACTTGAAATCGTCCGCGAATCGGATTGGATTTTGCGCGATGAAATCAAAAAAGCCGGCCTTGATCGCGACGTCTGGCAATACTTCACAGTGCTTCCGGATATCCGCAGCGTCGGCGTCATGGGCGATGCCCGCACATATGATTACGCAATCGGTATCCGCGCAGTTACTTCAATCGACGGCATGACATCTGATTGGGCGCGTATTCCGTGGGATGTACTCGAAAAAATCAGCGTCCGTCTCGTCAATGAAGTAGATCACATCAACCGCGTATTATACGATATTACGAGCAAGCCACCTGCAACAATCGAGTGGGAATAG